The nucleotide window AGAAGCTGCCCCTCCGACAAGCAACAAAAAATGGAAGTCAAGTTGGGACCCAGctagaagacatgcagttgcgtgCCTACTGTGGGACATGCAACTAGGGCCCCATTTCTCTCGATGCCGCGCCCACTAACAAAGACAAAAAAGCCCTCCTAGTTGCGACCAAGctagaagacatgcagttgcatGCCTGGTGTGGGACATGCAACTGGGCCCCATGTCTCTTGACGACGCCCCCTCCGACAAAACAAAGCCCCTCCTAGTTGCGAACAAACTAGAAAGACATGCAGTTGCGTGCCTGGTGTGGGACATGCAACTAGGCCCGATGTCTCGACCCCGCCCCATTCGACAAAACAAAAAGGTACCCTCACCCCCCGAGTTGCAACCTAAAAACTAGAAGCCGCCCCTCCGACAAAGcacaaaaaaatggaaaaaagTCAAAGTTGCGACCAAGCTAGAAGACGTGCAGTTGTGTGTCCTAGTGTGGGAGATGCAACTCGGGCCCTTCCGACAAGAAAAAATCCCTCTAGTTGCGACCAAGctagaagacatgcagttgcatGCCTGGTGTGGGACATACAACTGGGCCCCCCATGTCTATTGACGCCGCCCCATTCAACAAAAAATTGGGGGACATGCCCTCCTCCCCCGAGTTGGGACCAGAAAACTAGAAGCCGCCCCTCTGGCAACCAACAAAAAATGGAAGTCAAGTTGCAACCAAGCTAGAAGACATGCAGTTGTGTGTCCTAGTGTGGGAGATGCAACTCTGGCCCCGTGTCTCTTCGATGTCGTGCCCTTCCAACAAGAAGAAATCCCTCTAGTTGCGACCAAGCTAGAAGACATGTAATTGCGTGCCTAGTGTGGGAGATGCAATTGGGGTCTCATGTCTCTCGAAGCCGCGCCCTTCCGACAAGAAAAAAACGCTCTAGTTGCGACCAACTAGAAGACATGCGGTTGCGTGCCTGGTGTGGGACATGCAACTGGGCCCCATGTATCTCGACGTCGCGCCCTTCCAACAAGAAAAAAATCCTCTCTAGTTGCGACCAAGCTAGAAGACATGCAATTGCGTGCCTGGTCTGGGGATGCAACTGGGCCCCCCATGTCTCTCGATGCCGCGCCCACCGACAAGACAAAAAGCCCTCTAGTTGCGACCAAGctagaagacatgcagttgcatACCCTCCCTCCCCCCGAGTTGGGACTAGAAAACTAGAAGCCACCCCTCCGGCAACCAACAAAAAATGGAAGTCAAGATTGCAACCCAGctagaagacatgcagttgcgtgCCTACTGTGGGACATGCAACTGGGGCCCCATGTCTCTCGGCGCCGCACCCTTCCGACAAAACAAAAAGGGTATCCCCCCTCCCCCGAGACGCGACCAACAAAAATAGAAGCCGCCCTTCAGACAAAAACAACAAAATGGAAGTCGAGTTGCGACCAAGCTAGAAGACATGTAGTTGCGTGCGTAGTGTGGGAGATGCAACTGGGGCCCCCATGTCTCTCGACGCTGCACCCTTCCGACAAAGAAAAATATCACTCTAGTTGCGACCAAGctagaagacatgcagttgcgtgTCCTAGTGTGGGAGATGCAATTCGGTCCCCATGTCTCTTCGACGCCATACCCTTCCGACAAGAAAAAATCCCTCTAGTTGTGACCAAAGCTAGAAGACATGCAATTGCGTGCCTGGTGTCTTGACGCCGCCCCATTCGACAAAACATTGGGTACCCGCCCCCCCTCCCAGAGTTGGGACAAGAAAACTAGAAGCCGCCCCTCCGGCAACCAACAAAAAATGAGAGTCAAGTTGCAACCCAGCTAGAAGGCATGCAGTTGCGTGCCTAGTGTGGGAGATGCAACTGGGGCCCCATGTCTCTCGACGCCGCGCCCTTCCAACAAGAAAAAATCCCTCTAGTTGCGACCAAGCTAGAAGACATGCAATTGCGTGCCTGGTTTGGGACATGCAACTGGGCCCCATGTCTCTTGACGCCGCCCCATTCGACAAAAACATTGGGTACCCCCCCCCTCCCCGAGTTGGGACCAGAAAACTAGAAGCCGCCCCTCCGGCAACCAACAAAAAATGGAACTCAGGATGCAACCCAGctagaagacatgcagttgcgtgCCTACTGTGGTACATGCAACTGGGCCCCATGTCTCTCGATGCCACCCCATTCGACAAAAACGTAGGGTAGTCGGTGTTGCGACCAAGTTAGAGAAAACATGTAGTTCCATGCCTAGTGTCAAATAGGCCCCCGTGTCTCTCGACGGCTCCCGCTCCGACAAAACAAAaaggtgcccccctcctccccccgTTGCGACCAAGAAAACAAAATGTCCCCTCCCCTAGTTGCGACCAATGTAGAAAGACATGTAGTTTTACGTGCCCCCTAGTGCGGAACATGTAAATTGGGGGCCATGTCTTTTGACGCCGCCCCCTCCAACAAAACAAAGGTCTCCCACCCCCCAGTAATCATTTTAGAAAAAGACACACAAAAGCCAAAATAGATCGCGACAGGCTTAAAAAAATCTATAAATGTTTCATCGTCCACATTCTCCATTCGTTTGCGTGTAAGGAGCGTGTTCCTCGACACGACAATTAAAAACACATAAGCTGGTTGGATTGCATGGAAAAAAAATTGACATGTATAGAGGAAGTCTCCTGTCTTTGAAACGAATACAATAGCACACATTTTGACATTTAAAAAATATCATGTGCACGTAAATTAAAAAGTATATGAATGTTTACTGAAAAATCAATAAAAAAACTTAGGTGAACACTTGAATATAATGTAGAAAAAGGGGTTCCCATCATATATTATTCAAGCCGCATTGTTTGGTGGACACATAAGAAACGCAAAACTACACTGACAGGTTCAACATGGCATAAAAAtgaaaaaaggttcgtcataCAGACTTCGACACAGAAATATATAGAATACCCAACAGATGAGTATTATAGACGCAACTCTGCTTGTCATCAGTTGCTGTGCGTGGTGCCTAGCCAAGCTTCTTCAAGATAACCAGGACATGGACATCATCCCTCTCGCTGCTCTTGAAGCCAATAAGAATAGCTGTGTTGACTTTGAGTCCTCTGCTAGCTGCGAAGTTTTTCCACTTCTTGCTGCCAAACACAATGCGGCCATCATCAGTAGTTTTGTATGAGATTTTTTTGAATCTCCGACCATCCACAGAAATACAAACAACCCCCTGTTCTTCAAACGGCGTGGCagcagcaactttcttgggtATTTTCTGTCAAAAAAACACAAACAGACACGAAAAAATGTGAGTGTTTATATCAAAACAATCAAACTTTCTTTGGTCTTTGAATACTTTAAAAAACGGGTAAAAAACACAATTCAAATTTTTTTTGCTTGAAAAAAAGAGCATACTGGAAAAAAAACTGAGCACGAATACATGTTCAAAACATTCTTGCAGATACTAAaaactaatatatatatatatgcattgTGTGTTCACATATATATGCCTGTAGCATACATATATTACCCCTCGCCCCTTCTCTTTCAAGGAATCATATTTGCATTGTGTGTTCACATATATATGCCTGTAGCATACACatacaaaaaaaaagaaaaaacgaaGACAAAGAGATACATACCATCATGCCCAAGCGAATGTCAGTCCTTGTCAGGCGATGAACAAAAGCAAACCCGATGAAACCATCACTGAGAGGCAGCAGTCCTTGTAGCTGAGCATCCTCTATCTCATTAAGCAAAAGCCCCCTAGTGCGAACAATGCCTTCACCATCATCGCTTGAAGCTTCTCCATCCTCATTACCTGAATCTGAATCTTCAATGGGATCACCCTCTTCCATAGGCTGTTCATCTTCAGAGCCGTTGCCCACCTGGAACCACAAAATAGATGCCGTAGGTGAAGGTTCATCCAGGTGGAACACCACCATCTGACCCTTGCCCAGATTGTTGTCTTCATAGAACTTCCTCCAACCTCTCCCATACATAGCGCTCTTTGTGCGACCCTTGTAATACTTTACCGTGTATGCCCATTGGTTTGACACAAACGTCACCTTCTCTCCTGTCACATTGTTGAAACGGGCCCTTTCATTGCAAGGCACAACCTGATTtgaacaaaaaaacaaaaaagttcGGAGTGATGTCACCACAAAAAGTTGTGAGTATTGTGATGACATTAGTACAAAAAGTTAGGAGTTGGTTACACCTACATTCTTGAACTCCTCCCATGCAACCATGTTGAAACCGCTTCCCTTGCTCTTATACTTGCAATGGTTGAAACAAACTCCACAAACCCCCTGTACACAtcaaaaaaggaagaaaaaaattAGAATGGATAACTCACTAAAAAAACACTTTACAGTGTCATTCTTTCACCTCAGAAAACATATATATATTTCGCAATGTATTCATGCAGCTTAATGACTGTGAAAAAAGCCCAAACACCATGCTTACCCGATGGTACAACCAAAACAAAAGTACTTATGCTGTAAAAAGACTAGTAGTTTCAGTTTCAGGAAAGAAAAGAAACGAAAGTGTTGCTGTACATGTGGTTACTATTACACTCTTCTGAAAAAAAGGAATTACAAACAAAAAGTAGTTTCAAATAGCTTCACACAGGGTCCGTTCAGGTTCCTGAAATTAAAAtcctgcccccccccccaaaatGACAAAAATCTTGCTTTTTAATACATTTTTATGACTAAATTAATTCAGGAACGATGCTAATCTAGGCTAAGATATTTCATTTTTTGCTACTCGACAGATCAGAAAAAACTCCTGTGATGGTCATGAGTCTAACCTCTGAACTAAATGTACCTACATAGAAAAatggtggtgctactagtactactTCCAGTAAAAAAAACTTAAAAAGATACTAATCACTATTATAGCTACTTGGCTCTACTACTAGTTCTAACCAGTGCCTCAATGAATAAGCAGCTACAACAGTTCTCCTGCCTGGTTCATTCTCTAAAAACGGCGTTTTGCATAAACAGAACAAACAAGTAACTGTCCACGGTGTCAGATATAAAATGCCCAGCCTATACTGTAATCACTAGTTCATGTATTTGTTAACAAAATTAGTATCCAATGCAATTTATTTTGCAGAAAAAAGAAAAGTGTacaaaaatgaatatgcatgcATGTACATCTCCAGCACCTTACTGAACCTAACTGAACTTCAGACTAAAGAAGTACAATTTACTTGGCTTTACATCTGAAGAAGCAGAAAAGAACCAGACTAACTGAACCTAACTGAActtaaacacacaaaaacagtatgATCTGCCACACTCTCCAGCACCTTACAACTGCATGAAAAACACACAAAAACACCTCCAATCTATTGGCTGCTTGAACAATAAGGACACGAGAAAAATAACTAAAAAATCCTAGAGTCAATTATAGAGTTGAAGGTATTAAACTTCGCTTGATCCACACAAACAACTACCCTAATCTCTTCGGATATGAGGTATATCACCAACAAGAACTTTGGCACTATGATCTGCCACACCGACATTGCCGATCGACGTGCGTGAGCGAGAGACACTATTTTTTTCTCGAATACGCACGAGTGTGCATATCATTCATTAAGCGAGAGACACTATTGTGCATTCAACGTAAACATAAAAAAATAAACTATGGACGCAATTCTCTGCTTCAAACTGCTAATCAGCTATTTAAtacaaaaaataaaaagaacAGTACCTCATCTTGCGGGGGGATTATGGACATACAAAAATCCTATCTACTCTACTGGATACATGGGCACAGTAACACATTCCTACATTGCAGCAGACATGCACTTAGCTTGGGCGAGGACCTCATATTGCTGACTCACAACAAGCCCCTGGGCTAAAATCTATTTTCAGACTAAGAAGCTAACAAAAAAAGTGAAATTAAAAAGACTAAAAAGTGAGGTTAACTGGGTGTTAGGTCTGCACCACCTAACAAAAAAGGCCTAGCAGCCGCTTACTCTGGCCGCCCCCTTTGAGACACTACAAAAATACAACTTGAACTTGTTCGTACAAACTACCACCTCCAAAAAATCAATCCTCCAATCTGTTGATTGCTTGAACAAGTAAGGATACAAAAAAATGCCAATAAATCCTGGAGTCCATTGTAGACTTGAATCTACTAATCTACACTCGATCCCCTACAGATCTACGGTGTAGCATCAGCAAAAACAAAGGCAGAAAGAAGGACCCCAATCCCCTACAGATCTACGGTGTAGCATCAGCAAAAACAAAGACAAGAAAGAAGGATGGGGAAGAAAAATTAGGGGGGAACTCACTGCATCAGCAGCGCCGGCCATTCCCCTCTCTCGTCCTCTGGTTCGTCTTCTGATTTGATATTGGGGAATGGAGAGAGACGATGTGGATTGAGCTCTGACTGCCCGTTCACTTCTTCTTAATCACCATGGGGGCGGCCGCTTCCACTTCTCAAAAAACAAAACAGcaaaaaaaacaaacaaacaaaaagcCGCATGGAAAAACAGCCCAGCCCACTACAAAACAAAACGCTCGCGCGGGATCGCGGTTCCACAAAGAAGAAAAGCAAAATGGGCCGGTCCACGCCTTACACAGGCCGAAACAAGGGACAAACCAGCCTCAGCGTGAATCTACACGCTCTTTAGCATCGGACGGCTGAGCAGTCGACTGAGACTTCGctaagtctcagtcgactgagacttcgctaagtctcagtcgactgatTTTTGGCGGATCCATTTCAATTATTCCGTGCATGCAGACCACCCAAAGTCATCATTTGTGTAAATCTCCCCATCGTTAGATTAGGTATCTTATTTTTCATTCCTTTTTAGTGATACTTTAGGGTTATACAATTTATAGCAAGACTTTATTATGCATTCAAACAAAAAGAGATATATCTGTGAAGGTTGTTCCTTATTTTCGCGAAAAGAAAGTTGTATAATTTGTGCAGATGCACATGTGCCGACCACATAAATTCTCATGGTAACACGCAGGGCATTTGTGCAGAATTTTGCCTGACTTTTTATTTCACAAAAATTCCCACTGTAACGCACAGGGCATTTGTCTAGTAAAAAAAGTAACTAGACAAAACAAGTGATTTTCCCAGTTGGTTACAGGGCCCCACATAAGGCTACTTGATGTGTTTCACCATGGCAGAGCAGTCCATGGACAAAACCACATAATTGCATGCAAGATCAAGTGCTAAAGCCAAGCCCTCGTTGCTAGCCAGTGCCTCGAGCACTTCAGGTTCACTTAAATCTTGGACATAGACTGGCGAGGCGCCCAGAAAATTGCCCTCTCCATCTTGGCAAACTGCAGGTCTGCAGCACAAGCATCACCATCCTTATGATGTCCAATAGAGGCACCCACATGAATTTTAACAGATCCCGCAGGGGAGGAATCCATTTGGGTCCTTCATGACTCGCTTGCTTATGTCCCTGCTGCTTCGTTGCTGCAGCAGCAACATCATCTAAACTAGGTAGGAAGTGCAACTTGCCGCACCCGGCAGCACCTCTAAAGTATATAATCATATTCAATCCGGTAATATAGTCATTGGAGCATTGCAAATATAAAAAAACATGATATTGGTTCAGTAGAGTGTCATACACTAAATCTATGAACTGAGCCAAGAAAGGATTAGACAACTAAGATGCCTCTATTCTGATGGACCCTCAAGATAGGAAACAACTACAATACCTTTATTCCGAGCCCCCAAAAGCAGAGCAACTAAAACATCGCATATAAAATATGAACATAGCGATATAGTTTCAGTGTAGTATAACACACCAAAGCATTACATATGACCCAAGAAATATTGGAATTGCAGCTTGCCACACCCCTCTTGCCTAGCCATATCCAATCCAGTAAGGCATCGTTCCCATTCCATAGGTTCAGAGAACAAAATTATCCATAGCGCTATAGTACATTACATGCCAATGGTGCAAAAAATATATATACTAAACACATCAAGGTTTAGTACGTTGTACCAAAGAAGAGCCACAAAGATTGTTCAGTGTACTAACTAATTTATACTGCTTTAACAAAGCATAGGAGTAAactattgtaagtgcatctagtgccccttagtgattttggtgtattgaagacttataggttaagggactgatgcgtttgtgagtgtacacagttctataagtctatgaggagtttgatatttacaaacaaagtcgacccctaaaaatgaagttcttcgactgaagactttggatttctaaagactttctgaagactttgaaagtgaagaaattggtgcgatcctgaagacttggtattcattcgaggaacatgaagcatgaaaacttttgttttcgtagtttcattttctctttcttgaatcataggaaacactgtactgttaaagggggtcgaggaaatactaaggaaaaatttccaagtgatgctcaactcaaatcctacacctaccaatcccttcgagtgaagccattagAAATCTCATACAGCTCGGTCAATTTTTGCAGTGACAGAGATGAaattcttctggtctctgagaaatttgttctgactgaggagttaggaattcgccagtgcggattgcctacatagtgaggaacattatagccctgaggaatttgatactcaaaattccgaccgttgttgtgctatgcgttAGCTGtaccaaaatatctacccacctaacggtcatatcattgaagggcatttatgtcttatcatgtcgggctagGGCCGGTCCACTGATATTGGGGGCCCAGGGGCGAGACGACGTCGAGGGACCTTGTTTACAAAGAATGACAAAATATACTAAATTCTATAATccaatggcaaaggaaataacaaGTACTCTTCGTGGTCTCTATAATCTGAAAAGGACATTACAAACAACCTTTTTTTTGCGGGAGACGTTACAAACAACTTGCTTCTCTATGAACAAAAGAAAACTATATCATTGTACTAAGGAAAACATTATGGTTCCACAAAAGATTGGTTCACAAACAAACTTTTTAGAAGAGAGATTGAAAAAATATTTTCTGGAAGACATCAGTAGACACGGTGCTTAAAAATGACCAAGACAAGGAATAAAAGCACCTTAATATGGTCGGATATTGTTGGCTAGATCCATGGGAAGAAAAAAGGCCATGCAGTGAACATAATTGCCGATGTACTGAAGAAGCCTTTCCCCCTTCTTTCTTTCTACAGGGCACTCTCTCGAATCTAATGAGTGCCTCTAGAACTAAGAACAAAACAAAATTATATGAGTTACTCTATTTCGTTGTTGGCAGGACAAGATCAGAGCTATTGAACATTGAATTCAGAGATAAACGGCAAACATGTACCATCTCCCAGATAAATATTTGCAGGGCGCGAGTAGAACTGTTTAGTTCATGGAAGAATGGAGTTGTGTTGCTGTTCTGTCCATAGATGCTCAACTGCTCGTGAGTCGTGAGCTTGGGAAGGAACAGGTAGCGAGCGGCGGCGGCGTAATGTAAATCTGGAAACACGAGGCGTCACAGAAAATTGATTGGAGGAGTCAGAGGTAATGGCGCGTGGGAGAGGCTGCAATTTTTGTTTTTCTTTGAGAGGGAAGGGGGGCCGCAGTGTAGCAGCAATACCTGGGCCAGGGCCCCTACCTGCCGGGGGCCCAGGGCGAGCACCCCGTTTGCCCGGCCTATGGGCCGGGCCtgtgtcgggctgctccctaggctataaatagccaccccctacaaccacgagctggttggctactccgagagaaactgacacttgtcatttgagagcatcccatcctccgaggactttaagcgaaaatcatcaagtgaggaaaacccaaacccaaacatctacaaacccaaagtgattgagcaccactaaagagattgatcctgcgtggatccgacgcttgttacctttgaagactgtgcatcttccagacggttaggcgtcatggtctagagcatccaagaggaaattgtggatcgccgagtgaccaagtctgtgaaggtttggaagtcacctgaagagttaccacgagtgattg belongs to Triticum urartu cultivar G1812 chromosome 7, Tu2.1, whole genome shotgun sequence and includes:
- the LOC125522210 gene encoding uncharacterized protein LOC125522210 encodes the protein MYGRGWRKFYEDNNLGKGQMVVFHLDEPSPTASILWFQVGNGSEDEQPMEEGDPIEDSDSGNEDGEASSDDGEGIVRTRGLLLNEIEDAQLQGLLPLSDGFIGFAFVHRLTRTDIRLGMMKIPKKVAAATPFEEQGVVCISVDGRRFKKISYKTTDDGRIVFGSKKWKNFAASRGLKVNTAILIGFKSSERDDVHVLVILKKLG